A DNA window from Comamonas sp. 26 contains the following coding sequences:
- a CDS encoding DUF1631 family protein, translating into MSLAHASVTVLRTCLVQAVRGADAFALRLLQRTEYALEQTLSTDFSFARRDVLSAALHNLQQHRTSIINSFPQNLLEALVLSARQPFSFSAQTLDTGTGQLLPLASMAESASRQLKAEHKLVQLISPQVELALADLDALMSGAQGLESAHPECNPLRLENYVRALSQSLTALQPATEVADCWREFMVQQLGALLVSEYSRAANLLRQQGVQPARYGADVDAQPQCLLTLRLLQEMASDLRWIDDMRCTVPQSLTDSMLAGWPATEPAPVAMPDRGQGLQPGWTSYSASALQNTHQPWVSSSLGGLRPAQPSQAPISLIHMRTLQRMMSHMTSDGRLLPAVQKVLRHLEPVLHQLVVHDRSFFDDRMHPARQLLDELTARSLWFSSESALGFAHFIAVAEAATNKLASLAQVNAAMFSQALQYVREQWPPEGRMSRIVALGSQADGEQSTQQGLMSSALGLVDRQMVSAVMEQAQPDAMQLAQMIRSLPSAKGVPEDILDFVTGPWAGVIAQAQQQALQKGGTAQERDPGGYLALVPSLLWSVSPQASQDVERLVTIAPKLQRRLARGLRGVGRTDVEIAALAARLGSLQQRVLDAAEAACLRAESFLATDVLDELPSMLVGLDGATETVHAGLDSSPPVLTEMMDVVFDFAPEPEAKPLHPLKPAVPFAFRPEPVRREPAVVVEPVVAPASAQAPQPNGAELFEWPLGTWVELRNERQQLRTKLTWVSPQQSLFLFTAEDGSTQSMTRRMRDKLLTQGQLRRLEAMA; encoded by the coding sequence ATGAGCCTCGCACATGCATCTGTCACCGTGCTGCGTACATGCCTAGTCCAGGCAGTACGTGGCGCTGATGCATTCGCGCTGCGTTTATTGCAGCGCACCGAATATGCGTTGGAGCAGACGCTCTCAACGGATTTTTCCTTTGCAAGGCGCGATGTGCTCAGTGCGGCGCTGCACAACCTGCAGCAGCACCGGACCTCGATCATCAACAGCTTTCCGCAGAACTTGCTGGAAGCACTGGTCCTGTCAGCGCGCCAACCTTTTTCCTTTAGTGCCCAGACGCTGGACACTGGCACTGGGCAGCTTTTACCACTGGCTTCCATGGCGGAGTCAGCAAGTCGTCAGCTCAAGGCTGAGCACAAACTGGTGCAACTGATCTCCCCGCAGGTCGAGCTGGCACTGGCCGATCTGGATGCGTTGATGAGTGGTGCACAGGGTCTGGAATCTGCCCATCCCGAGTGCAACCCGCTGCGACTGGAAAACTATGTACGGGCCCTGAGCCAGTCATTGACAGCATTGCAGCCCGCTACTGAAGTGGCCGATTGCTGGCGCGAGTTCATGGTGCAGCAACTGGGCGCGTTACTCGTCAGTGAATACTCCCGCGCCGCTAATCTGTTGCGTCAGCAGGGCGTGCAGCCTGCGCGTTATGGCGCAGACGTTGATGCCCAACCTCAGTGCCTGCTGACCCTGCGTTTGCTACAGGAAATGGCATCAGACCTGCGCTGGATTGACGACATGCGCTGCACCGTGCCGCAGTCGCTGACCGATTCCATGTTAGCGGGCTGGCCGGCGACTGAGCCTGCTCCCGTCGCGATGCCAGACCGCGGGCAAGGCCTGCAGCCGGGCTGGACTTCATATTCCGCCTCTGCATTGCAGAACACGCATCAGCCCTGGGTATCCAGTTCTCTTGGTGGGTTGCGACCGGCGCAGCCGAGTCAGGCACCTATCTCGCTGATTCATATGCGCACGCTGCAGCGCATGATGAGCCATATGACCAGTGACGGGCGTTTGCTGCCCGCAGTGCAAAAAGTGCTGCGACACCTGGAGCCTGTGCTGCATCAGCTCGTGGTGCATGACCGTAGCTTTTTTGACGATCGGATGCATCCGGCACGGCAATTGCTTGATGAGCTGACGGCACGCAGCCTGTGGTTTTCCAGCGAATCTGCTCTGGGCTTTGCGCACTTTATTGCCGTGGCCGAAGCGGCCACGAACAAGCTCGCCAGCCTTGCTCAGGTGAATGCAGCCATGTTTTCGCAGGCACTGCAATATGTGCGTGAGCAGTGGCCGCCAGAAGGGCGGATGAGCCGTATTGTCGCACTGGGCTCGCAGGCCGATGGTGAGCAATCTACCCAGCAAGGGTTGATGAGTTCGGCCTTGGGGCTGGTAGATCGCCAGATGGTGAGTGCCGTTATGGAGCAGGCGCAGCCCGATGCCATGCAGCTGGCGCAGATGATTCGCAGCCTGCCCAGCGCCAAGGGCGTGCCTGAAGATATTCTGGATTTTGTGACCGGCCCTTGGGCGGGTGTCATTGCACAGGCGCAGCAACAGGCTTTGCAAAAGGGCGGGACTGCTCAGGAGCGTGATCCCGGTGGTTATCTGGCTTTGGTGCCCAGTTTGCTGTGGAGCGTGTCACCTCAGGCGTCTCAAGATGTAGAGCGGCTGGTGACCATTGCCCCCAAGCTTCAGCGCCGCTTGGCGCGGGGACTGCGCGGCGTGGGCCGTACGGATGTCGAGATTGCGGCGCTGGCAGCCCGTCTGGGTAGCTTGCAGCAGCGTGTTCTGGATGCTGCCGAAGCTGCGTGCCTGCGCGCAGAAAGCTTTTTGGCGACGGATGTGCTGGATGAGTTGCCCAGCATGCTGGTTGGGCTCGATGGGGCGACGGAAACCGTGCATGCGGGTCTGGACTCGTCACCGCCGGTTTTGACCGAAATGATGGATGTGGTGTTTGACTTTGCTCCCGAGCCTGAAGCCAAGCCGCTGCACCCACTCAAGCCAGCGGTGCCGTTCGCGTTCAGGCCTGAACCCGTAAGGCGAGAGCCTGCTGTCGTGGTCGAACCGGTGGTTGCCCCTGCCTCCGCCCAAGCCCCGCAGCCCAATGGCGCTGAACTCTTCGAATGGCCGCTGGGCACCTGGGTGGAGCTGCGCAACGAGCGCCAGCAACTGCGTACCAAGCTGACCTGGGTCAGCCCGCAACAAAGCCTGTTCCTCTTTACAGCAGAGGATGGCAGCACCCAGTCTATGACGCGGCGCATGCGCGACAAGTTGCTGACACAAGGTCAGCTGCGTCGCCTTGAGGCAATGGCCTAA
- the ettA gene encoding energy-dependent translational throttle protein EttA, giving the protein MAQYVFSMNQLTKTVPPKRQILKGISLSFFPGAKIGVLGLNGSGKSSLLKIMAGVDKEFEGEAIPMQGLSIGYLPQEPQLNPEHTVRQAVEEAMAEVNNAKARLEEVYAAYAEEDADFDALAAEQGELEAVIAAAGTDSEHQLEIAADALRLPAWDAIVGQLSGGEKRRVALCKLLLSKPDMLLLDEPTNHLDAESVDWLEQFLHRFTGTVVAITHDRYFLDNAAEWILELDRGHGIPYKGNYSDWLVQKGNRLEAEQKGEEARAKALKKELEWVRQNAKGRQAKSKARIARFEELSDYEYQQRNETQEIFIPVAERLGSKVIEFNNVSKSFGDRMLIDNLSMNIPAGAIVGIIGPNGAGKSTLFKLIAGKEQPDSGTVDIGSTVKMAFVDQHRDALANEKTVWEDISGGLDIITVGKFQMASRAYAGRFNFNGQDQQKKVGNLSGGERGRLHLAKTLIQGGNVLMLDEPSNDLDVETLRALEDALLEYAGTVMVISHDRWFLDRIATHILAAEGDSQWVFFDGNYQEYEADKKKRLGVEGAAPKRMRYKALK; this is encoded by the coding sequence ATGGCTCAATACGTTTTTTCGATGAATCAGCTGACCAAGACGGTGCCGCCAAAGCGCCAGATCTTGAAAGGTATTTCGCTGAGCTTCTTCCCTGGCGCCAAGATTGGCGTGCTGGGCCTGAATGGTTCGGGCAAGTCTTCGCTGCTGAAGATCATGGCTGGCGTGGACAAGGAATTCGAAGGCGAAGCTATCCCAATGCAGGGCCTGTCCATCGGCTACCTGCCCCAGGAGCCTCAGCTCAACCCCGAGCACACCGTGCGTCAGGCTGTCGAAGAAGCCATGGCCGAGGTGAACAACGCTAAGGCTCGTCTGGAAGAAGTCTACGCAGCCTATGCTGAAGAAGACGCTGACTTTGATGCGCTGGCCGCAGAGCAGGGCGAGCTGGAAGCGGTGATTGCTGCCGCTGGTACAGACTCCGAGCACCAGCTGGAAATCGCTGCTGACGCGCTGCGCCTGCCCGCATGGGATGCCATCGTGGGTCAGTTGTCTGGTGGTGAAAAGCGCCGCGTGGCGCTGTGCAAGCTGCTGTTGTCCAAGCCCGACATGCTGCTGCTTGACGAACCTACCAACCACTTGGACGCTGAGTCTGTCGACTGGCTGGAGCAGTTCCTGCACCGCTTTACCGGCACTGTGGTGGCGATTACCCACGATCGCTACTTCCTGGATAACGCTGCTGAGTGGATTCTGGAACTGGACCGTGGTCACGGCATTCCTTACAAGGGCAACTACTCCGACTGGCTGGTCCAGAAGGGCAACCGCCTGGAAGCTGAACAAAAGGGTGAGGAAGCCCGCGCCAAGGCCTTGAAGAAGGAGCTAGAGTGGGTGCGCCAGAACGCCAAGGGTCGTCAGGCCAAGTCCAAGGCGCGTATTGCACGCTTCGAGGAACTGAGCGATTACGAATACCAGCAGCGCAACGAAACACAGGAAATCTTTATTCCTGTGGCCGAGCGTCTGGGCTCCAAGGTTATCGAGTTCAACAACGTGTCGAAGTCGTTTGGCGACCGCATGCTGATCGACAACCTGTCGATGAACATTCCAGCTGGTGCCATCGTCGGCATCATTGGCCCTAACGGTGCGGGTAAGTCGACGCTATTCAAACTGATCGCTGGCAAGGAACAGCCTGATTCGGGTACCGTGGATATTGGCTCCACCGTGAAGATGGCTTTTGTTGACCAGCACCGCGATGCGCTGGCCAATGAAAAGACGGTGTGGGAAGACATCTCCGGTGGTCTTGATATCATCACCGTGGGCAAGTTCCAGATGGCTTCGCGTGCCTACGCCGGTCGCTTCAACTTCAACGGCCAAGACCAACAAAAGAAGGTCGGCAACCTCTCCGGTGGTGAGCGTGGTCGTCTGCACCTGGCCAAGACCCTGATTCAGGGCGGCAATGTGCTGATGCTGGACGAACCATCCAACGACTTGGACGTGGAAACCCTGCGTGCGCTGGAAGATGCGCTGCTGGAATACGCTGGTACCGTGATGGTGATTTCTCACGATCGCTGGTTCCTGGACCGTATTGCTACCCATATTTTGGCTGCTGAAGGCGATTCGCAGTGGGTGTTCTTCGACGGTAACTACCAAGAGTACGAAGCCGACAAGAAGAAGCGCCTGGGCGTTGAGGGTGCGGCACCCAAGCGCATGCGTTACAAAGCGTTGAAGTAA
- a CDS encoding DEAD/DEAH box helicase, with the protein MTFEELNLAPAILKAVQEQGYENPTPIQAQAIPLVLAGHDLLAGAQTGTGKTAAFTLPMLQRLATGTAPKNRFGGKGIRTLVLTPTRELAAQVEENLRSYAKYMDINSTVIFGGVGMKPQIARIEKGVDVLVATPGRLLDLAGQGFMDLSTVEMLILDEADRMLDMGFIHDVKKVLALVPKDKQSLLFSATFSDEIRDLANGLLRNPKSIQVTPSNTTVQRIKQVIHPVGRGKKKQVLLHIIQENNWSQVLVFTRTKFGANNVAEYLTKNGVSAMALHGNKSQSARTQALEGFKTGELRALVATDIAARGIDIDELPNVVNYEIPNISEDYVHRIGRTGRAGREGNAVSLVCMDEEGFMMDIERFTKQEIPVALVEGFGPEEGEVAEPIAMGRQTLWGGAGKPPSRDVMQAAAKAARQEMMDRIRTNKAPNGGRGGARRPAADGQGEAEGEAQQRPSRQNKPRSNSRFGSPRPQGQGQQGAERSNGRNSDRGFDRHSERSSERGAERGSDRNQQQGQPQFGQSERAPRPYNNDQQRAPKRNDSRQFGDRERGGRYDDQPPRADAHLGTQQGHARNNSARGSNGGQPDPMRTSVDSMADRGRRGGFGGGNRGSFGGGNSNGGGGNRGGNRGGFGGGYGR; encoded by the coding sequence ATGACATTTGAAGAACTGAATCTGGCTCCGGCCATTCTCAAGGCCGTACAAGAGCAGGGTTACGAAAACCCCACGCCCATTCAGGCGCAAGCCATTCCGCTGGTTCTCGCAGGTCACGACCTGCTGGCAGGCGCTCAGACCGGCACCGGCAAGACCGCAGCGTTTACGCTGCCCATGCTGCAACGCCTGGCAACTGGCACAGCGCCCAAGAACCGATTTGGTGGCAAGGGCATTCGCACGCTGGTGCTGACGCCCACCCGTGAGCTAGCCGCTCAGGTTGAAGAAAACCTGCGCAGCTACGCCAAGTACATGGACATCAACTCCACCGTCATCTTCGGTGGTGTTGGCATGAAGCCACAAATCGCCCGCATCGAAAAAGGCGTGGACGTTCTGGTCGCCACTCCCGGTCGTTTGCTGGATCTGGCAGGCCAGGGTTTCATGGACCTGTCTACCGTCGAGATGCTGATTCTGGACGAAGCCGACCGCATGCTGGACATGGGCTTTATCCACGACGTCAAGAAGGTGTTGGCACTGGTGCCCAAGGACAAGCAAAGCCTGCTGTTCTCGGCCACTTTCAGCGATGAAATTCGTGATCTGGCCAATGGCCTGCTGCGCAACCCTAAGTCCATTCAGGTTACGCCCAGCAACACGACAGTGCAGCGCATCAAGCAGGTGATCCACCCCGTGGGTCGCGGCAAGAAGAAGCAGGTTCTGCTGCACATCATTCAGGAAAACAACTGGAGCCAGGTGCTGGTGTTCACCCGCACCAAGTTTGGCGCCAACAATGTTGCCGAGTACCTGACCAAGAATGGCGTCTCCGCCATGGCCCTGCACGGCAACAAGAGCCAAAGTGCCCGCACTCAAGCCCTCGAAGGCTTCAAGACCGGCGAACTGCGTGCACTGGTAGCTACTGATATTGCAGCACGCGGTATCGACATCGACGAACTGCCCAACGTGGTCAACTACGAGATTCCTAACATCTCGGAAGACTATGTGCACCGCATTGGCCGCACTGGCCGCGCAGGTCGCGAAGGCAACGCCGTGAGCCTGGTCTGCATGGACGAAGAAGGCTTCATGATGGACATCGAGCGCTTTACCAAGCAAGAGATTCCAGTGGCGCTGGTCGAAGGCTTTGGCCCCGAAGAAGGCGAAGTGGCTGAGCCCATCGCCATGGGTCGCCAAACTCTGTGGGGCGGCGCAGGCAAGCCTCCTAGCCGCGACGTCATGCAGGCAGCTGCCAAGGCTGCACGCCAAGAAATGATGGATCGCATCCGCACCAACAAGGCCCCCAACGGTGGCCGTGGCGGTGCTCGCCGCCCCGCAGCGGACGGCCAGGGCGAGGCCGAAGGCGAAGCCCAGCAGCGTCCTTCACGCCAGAACAAGCCACGCAGCAACAGCCGCTTCGGCAGCCCACGCCCTCAAGGCCAGGGCCAGCAAGGCGCAGAACGCAGCAACGGCCGCAATTCGGACCGCGGTTTTGACCGCCACTCCGAGCGCAGTTCTGAACGTGGTGCTGAGCGCGGCTCTGATCGCAACCAGCAGCAAGGCCAGCCACAATTTGGCCAGAGCGAACGCGCACCCCGCCCTTACAACAACGACCAGCAGCGCGCACCCAAGCGCAACGACTCTCGCCAGTTTGGTGACCGTGAACGCGGCGGCCGTTATGACGACCAGCCCCCACGCGCTGATGCACACCTGGGCACTCAGCAAGGTCATGCTCGCAACAACAGCGCGCGCGGCAGCAATGGCGGCCAGCCTGATCCTATGCGCACCAGCGTAGACAGCATGGCCGACCGCGGTCGCCGTGGCGGCTTTGGCGGTGGTAACCGTGGCAGCTTCGGCGGCGGCAACAGCAACGGTGGTGGCGGCAATCGCGGTGGCAACCGTGGTGGCTTTGGCGGCGGTTACGGCCGCTAA